From the genome of Adhaeribacter pallidiroseus:
AGGGGAGCACGGTCCGCATAGCATTAAATTATCGCCGGATGGCAAATCCTTGTACGTGGTAGCCGGTAACTTTACCGACAACCCGGGCATGAACGCCTACCGCATTCCGCAGGTGTGGGGCGAAGATAATCTGATACCATTAATTCCGGATCCGCGTGGTCACGCTACGGACCGCATGGCCCCCGCCGGCTGGATTGCCAAAGTGGACCCTACCGGCGCTAATTGGGAAATGATTGGGGCCGGTTTACGGAATACTTACGACATTGACTTTAACGAAGACGGCGAATTATTTGCGTACGATTCGGATATGGAATGGGATTTCGGGATGCCGTGGTACAAACCTACCCGTATTTTGCACGTAACCAGTGGCTCGGAGTTTGGCTGGCGCCGAGGCAACACTTCCTGGTCGCCTACTTTTGCCGATGCCTTGCCGGCCGTTTTAAATATCGGACAGGGATCACCGACCAACTTTATGAGCGGCCGCAACGCTAAGTTCCCCGACAAATACCGCCGCGCCATGTACGCCTTCGACTGGAGCTTCGGGATTATCTACGCCGTGCATTTGCAACCGCAGGGCGCTTCCTATACTGCCACCGCCGAAGAATTTATTTCAGGTTCGCCGTTGCCCTTAACCGACGGTACCATTGGTCCGGATGGCGCCATGTATTTCTTAACGGGAGGCCGCCGCATCGATTCGGATTTGTACCGGGTGTATTATACCGGCAACGAACCAACTAATTCGTCCATAGCCAGTACCTTACCCGCCGCCGCTAAACAATTGCAACAAACCCGCAAAAAGTTAGAAGAATACCATACCGGCGCTAAAGCCGGGGCGGTGGAATTTGCCTGGCCCTACTTAAAAGATAACGACCGGTTTATCCGGTACGCCGCCCGGGTTGCCGTAGAACACCAACCGATAGCGCAATGGCAGCAAAAAGCCTTAACCGAGAAAGATCCGGTGATTGCCACCCAGGCTGCTTTAGCTTTAGCCCGCAACGGTGAAAAATCCGTGAAAAGTCAGATCTTAGCTAACCTGATGCAAGTAAACTATAGTCAGCTATCGGAAACGCAGCAGTTAGATTTACTTCGGGCCATGGAAGTTACTTTGTTCCGGATGGGCAAACCCGACGCCGCACAAGCGGCTAAATTAGATACCTATCTGAGTGCCCATTATCCGGCCCAAAACAACAATGACTTAAACCGCATGCTTTGCAAAGTGCTGGTGTTTATTGATTCACCGACCGTGGTGCCAAAAACCCTGGCCTTGTACGAGCAAGCCAAAGACGATAACTCCAGCCAGAAAAACTTTACCGAGTCCTCGGATCTAATTTTACGCAACCCGCAATACGGTTTAGATATAGCCAGCATGCTGGCTAAAATACCACCGGCCCAGCAAATGTATTACGCCACGGCCCTGAGCGAAGCCAAAAAAGGCTGGACCCCGGCTTTACGCGATAAATACTTTGCCTGGTTTGCTTCCGCCTTTAAAAATTACGCGGGTGGCCGCAGTTTCGTGGGCTTCCTGGATCGGGCCCGGAAAATTGCTTTGCAGAATGTACCCAAAGATAAAACAGAATATTACAACCAGTTATCGGGTAATGCTTTACTAACCAGTTCGGGTTTAGATATGGCGGTTACGGCGGTGCAGCCCAAAGGTCCGGGTAAAAACTGGAAATTACCGGAAGCTCTAGCGGCCGTAGAAGGTAAATTAGAAAACCGCAATTTTGAGCAAGGCAAGGCCATGTTTGCCGCCAGTATGTGCAGCTCCTGCCACAATATGCGGGGCGAAGGTGGGTCCGTGGGTCCGGATTTAACCCAGCTGGGCACGCGTTTTTCCGTAAACGATATGTTGGAATCGATTATTGAACCCAGTAAATACGTGTCGGACCAATACGCCTCTACAGTGTTTTATTTGAAAGACGGCAGCTCGGTATTAGGCCGCCTGGTGAACGAATCCGGTGATAAATACTCCATTTCGCAAAATCCATTTGCCCCCGATATGCTCCGCGACCTTCCGAAGAAAGACGTGGTAAACACCAAAGTATCGAACGTTTCGATTATGATGCCCGGCATGATTAACCGCTTAAACGAAGAAGAATTAAAAGACCTGATTGCTTATTTAATGGCCGGCGGTAATAAAGAACACACCGTTTACGCTTCCAAAAAATAAAAAATTTAAAAATTTTAAATTTAGAGGCTGGTAGAGGCAGGTTTTATAGCTTGTACTTGCCAGCCTAATTTTTGAGTTGTTTAAGCTTTTGAGAAGTTTATACTCGTATGCAGTTAAGTGCTGATAACAACGCGAAGCTATTCTTTAGGCAATAAGGTTATAGGTTTTAATGGTCTGTTGATTTTTCATAAAATATTATAAAAAGAACAGATTAAGAACAACTAAACAGCTTTTGTCAGTTATCAAGCATTAATCGCTGTTACGTAAGCAGCAGTTATTTCGGTATTTACGTTGATAAATGTAAGCTCGTGTGTTCTACTCCAAGGCAAGATTAAAAAGGAAAGTTGAATCGCCCGTAAACAAAGGGATCTCTACAGAAGAGCTAATTGAATTAAAACGCTGTACTGCTTGTTCTATTATCATTAAGCAAAGGGATTAGTGTTAAATGTAAATAAAAAGCCTACCTTTGCCCCGGAATTTTGGAATCAGCGTACGGATTTATCTTCATTACCATTTTTGTCGCTCGATTTGTTGCATTAAAACCCGTCTCATTTTTGCCTTCATTAATGATAAATACCGGTTCCGATGCAAGCCTGCTGATGCCAGATTGCGTAAAACCATTTTTAAAAAAATTAATTCATGAACAATTTAAGATTTGACGAGCTTCCGCTCTCGCCGGAAATGCAACGCGCTATTGCCGACATGGGCTTTGAAGAAGCATCACCGATACAAACCGAAGCTATTCCGGTATTAATGCGGGGCCAGGATGTTATTGGCCAGGCACAAACCGGAACCGGTAAAACCGCGGCTTTTGCCATTCCTACCATCGAGAGTATTGATGAGCATGATAAAAGCGTGCAGGCCCTGATTTTGTGCCCCACCCGGGAACTGGCGATCCAGGTTTCCGAAGAAGTAAATAAACTAATTAAATACAAGCGTAACATTAGCACGGTGCCCATATACGGTGGCCAAGCTTACGACCGACAGTTACGGGCATTAAAGTCAGGGGTACAAATTGTAATTGGTACGCCGGGCCGGGTAATGGACCACATTGAACGCGGTACGTTGCAACTAGATAAAGTTAAAAAAATTATTCTGGACGAAGCCGACGAAATGCTGGACATGGGTTTCCGGGAAGATATTGAGTTTGTATTAACGAAAATACCCGCTGAACGCCAAACGATATTCTTTTCGGCCACCATGAGTAAGCCGATTATGGAGCTTACCAAAAAATACCAGACGAACCCGCAAATTGTGAAAGTGGTGCACCAAACCTTAACGGTGGCCAACATTGAGCAAGTTTACTACGAGGTGCGGAATAACATGAAAATGGATGTGCTTTCTCGTATCCTGGACATGTATAACCTAAAGTCGGTGCTGGTATTTTGTAATACCAAACGCATGGTGGATGAGTTGGTAGCAAACCTACAAGCCCGTGGCTATTTTGCCGATGGTTTACACGGCGACATGAACCAGACCCAACGAAGCAATGTAATGGCGAAATTTAAAGCCAGCACCTTGGAAATATTAGTGGCAACCGACGTAGCGGCCCGAGGTATCGACGTAGAAGATTTAGAAGCCGTGTTTAACTACGACTTGCCGCAAGACGAAGAAGCTTACGTGCACCGCATTGGCCGTACCGGCCGGGCTGGTAAATCGGGTAAGGCCTTTTCGTTCGTGTCGGGCCGCGATATTTATAAGTTAAAAGATATCATGCGCTTTACCAACGCTAAAATCAAATTGGCCAGCGTACCAAGCTACGAAGATGTAGCCGAGGTAAAAACCAATTTGTTCTTAAGCCAGATAAAAGAAGTTATTCAGAAAGGTAATCTAACCAAGCATATTAGCCGCGTAGAGCGTTTGTTGGCCGAAGATTTTACGTCGCTGGAAATTGCCGCCGCCCTCATGAAAATGAGCATGCGCGAAGAAAAAGCCAAAGAAGTATCGAAAGAACTCGATGGCCCGCGCGAAGGCATGAGCCGCTTATTTGTAACCATTGGTAAAAAAGACCGCGTAAACCCGAAAGATATTGTAGATATTATTTCGGATAACACCAGCTTACCGGCCAACAAAGTAGGTGATATTAGCCTATACGATAAATTTTCTTTTGTGGAAGTACCCAAAGAATACACTTCCGAAATTGTAGATAAATTGGGTCGTACTACGATGTTGGGCAAACCCGTTTCTTTTGAGAAGGCGCAGAAGAAAACGGCTGGTTCCGGCGACGAGCGCGGTGACCGGCCCCAAGGCCAGGATCGTGAAAGAAGTAGAGGCGATCGCGGCAGTTTCTCCGAAAGAAGTGGTAACCGGAGCGGCTTCTCCGACCGTTCCGACCGGGGTGGTTTTGGTTCCCGCTTTGGCGGCAACTTCGATAAAAAGAAGAAACGCAGCAGCTATTAATTTTAAAACTTTTGCTCTTAATCAGCGTATAAAAATCGATTACAAGCGGAAAAAATATAGGTTAAAATGTTTTAGATGCTTCAAAAAAGGCTTCATCCAAACGGGATGAAGCCTTTTTATTTTATTTATTTAGCATACTCCTTCCTGCAAATCAACTAACAGAGATTACTGCACGGCTCAGCCAAGTTTTTATTTGCTCCACCATGTAGGTATTATTTCCGGAATTAACCTTTTTTCTCCTTATTTATTAATCATTAATATTTTTTTAAGCTTAAAGGTACCAGGCTTAGGTTAAAACATCCGAAACGGCGGGATTTAGTTCTAATCCTGCGGTTGCAAAAATTTTAAAAAAGTGAAGGTATGCGAAAAAATATACCCCTAATATTTTTGTATTTGCTGAGTTACTCGAGTTTCGGGCAAAAAACAGCTAATAGCAGCCTGGTTGTACCCCGGATGCGGGTTATTGTGGACAATGATTTTAGCGGCGATCCGGATGGATTATTTCAACTGGCGCATCTATTATTATCTCCTTCCGTGGAAGTGCGGGCCATTATTGGTTCTCATTTAAAAGTAGGCGATGGATTTGATTCTTCTAAAACCCAAGCGGCTAATGCCGCCAGTAAAGCCAAAGAGCTTTTACAGGTTATGGGAATAAAAAATAACTTTCCGGTGCTAGCGGGTTCCAATACCGCCCAGCTGAACGATAGTACTCCGGTGAAAAATGAAGCAGTAAACTTTATTATTAAAGAAGCCCTGCGAACCGATACCAAATTGCCTTTATACGTTCTTTGCGGTGCAGGCCTTACGGAAATAAGTTCTGCCTGGTTAGCGGCTCCCCATATTGCCGAAAAACTTACCTTAATTTGGATTGGTGGGCCGGAGTATCCGGATTTAGCCTTACCTCCGCCTAATTATTCCAATCCGGAATATAACCTGAATATAGATCAGGCTGCGGCCAGAACGGTTTTTAATCAATCAAATCTGGCCGTATGGCAAGTACCCCGTAATGCTTACCGGCAGGCTATTTTGCCGTATTCGCAATTACTGCAAAAAGTAAAACCCCAGGGTAAAACCGGCCAATATTTAAGTAACTTGTTAGAAAAGTTAATGATCCGTATCCTACCGTACGTAAATATCGGCGAAACGTATATTCTGGGCGATAGTCCTTTGGTATTGC
Proteins encoded in this window:
- a CDS encoding c-type cytochrome; translated protein: MNKSTSCLKLLLTVSVSLFIGTSCRNAKEAETKTQTAAAATAEPVANPKVDKLKLPTGFKAEHLYSPSENKQGSWVAMAFDNKGRLITSDQYGFLYRMEISPVGKGGGKPKIERLNVGIDNTVQADTTKPKVGMGYAQGLLYAFNSLYVMINHNSNQEFEKGSGLYRLQDTDNDDQYDKITLLKAMTGEGEHGPHSIKLSPDGKSLYVVAGNFTDNPGMNAYRIPQVWGEDNLIPLIPDPRGHATDRMAPAGWIAKVDPTGANWEMIGAGLRNTYDIDFNEDGELFAYDSDMEWDFGMPWYKPTRILHVTSGSEFGWRRGNTSWSPTFADALPAVLNIGQGSPTNFMSGRNAKFPDKYRRAMYAFDWSFGIIYAVHLQPQGASYTATAEEFISGSPLPLTDGTIGPDGAMYFLTGGRRIDSDLYRVYYTGNEPTNSSIASTLPAAAKQLQQTRKKLEEYHTGAKAGAVEFAWPYLKDNDRFIRYAARVAVEHQPIAQWQQKALTEKDPVIATQAALALARNGEKSVKSQILANLMQVNYSQLSETQQLDLLRAMEVTLFRMGKPDAAQAAKLDTYLSAHYPAQNNNDLNRMLCKVLVFIDSPTVVPKTLALYEQAKDDNSSQKNFTESSDLILRNPQYGLDIASMLAKIPPAQQMYYATALSEAKKGWTPALRDKYFAWFASAFKNYAGGRSFVGFLDRARKIALQNVPKDKTEYYNQLSGNALLTSSGLDMAVTAVQPKGPGKNWKLPEALAAVEGKLENRNFEQGKAMFAASMCSSCHNMRGEGGSVGPDLTQLGTRFSVNDMLESIIEPSKYVSDQYASTVFYLKDGSSVLGRLVNESGDKYSISQNPFAPDMLRDLPKKDVVNTKVSNVSIMMPGMINRLNEEELKDLIAYLMAGGNKEHTVYASKK
- a CDS encoding DEAD/DEAH box helicase — protein: MNNLRFDELPLSPEMQRAIADMGFEEASPIQTEAIPVLMRGQDVIGQAQTGTGKTAAFAIPTIESIDEHDKSVQALILCPTRELAIQVSEEVNKLIKYKRNISTVPIYGGQAYDRQLRALKSGVQIVIGTPGRVMDHIERGTLQLDKVKKIILDEADEMLDMGFREDIEFVLTKIPAERQTIFFSATMSKPIMELTKKYQTNPQIVKVVHQTLTVANIEQVYYEVRNNMKMDVLSRILDMYNLKSVLVFCNTKRMVDELVANLQARGYFADGLHGDMNQTQRSNVMAKFKASTLEILVATDVAARGIDVEDLEAVFNYDLPQDEEAYVHRIGRTGRAGKSGKAFSFVSGRDIYKLKDIMRFTNAKIKLASVPSYEDVAEVKTNLFLSQIKEVIQKGNLTKHISRVERLLAEDFTSLEIAAALMKMSMREEKAKEVSKELDGPREGMSRLFVTIGKKDRVNPKDIVDIISDNTSLPANKVGDISLYDKFSFVEVPKEYTSEIVDKLGRTTMLGKPVSFEKAQKKTAGSGDERGDRPQGQDRERSRGDRGSFSERSGNRSGFSDRSDRGGFGSRFGGNFDKKKKRSSY
- a CDS encoding nucleoside hydrolase is translated as MRKNIPLIFLYLLSYSSFGQKTANSSLVVPRMRVIVDNDFSGDPDGLFQLAHLLLSPSVEVRAIIGSHLKVGDGFDSSKTQAANAASKAKELLQVMGIKNNFPVLAGSNTAQLNDSTPVKNEAVNFIIKEALRTDTKLPLYVLCGAGLTEISSAWLAAPHIAEKLTLIWIGGPEYPDLALPPPNYSNPEYNLNIDQAAARTVFNQSNLAVWQVPRNAYRQAILPYSQLLQKVKPQGKTGQYLSNLLEKLMIRILPYVNIGETYILGDSPLVLLTALQSSFEADPSSSAYTIKMSPRINAEGNYEYYPKGRNIRVYTHLDTNLMFNDFFAKLEMFKNN